A genomic stretch from Mycobacterium paraterrae includes:
- a CDS encoding DUF6912 family protein, producing MMRIYIPATLAMLQQLVANGSLRPVSGTAFAVTPKLREAYAEGDDDELAEVAMREAALASLRLLAGAADAADPAEALPLRRAVLVADVGDVTLRPDLDDAVVRIADPVTIDDVVAAFVDNPAAEEQVKAAIEVVDAADLGDEDAELTVGDAQDHDLAWYAVQELPFLLELL from the coding sequence CTGATGCGCATCTACATCCCGGCCACGCTGGCAATGCTTCAGCAGCTCGTCGCCAACGGTTCGCTGCGTCCCGTCAGCGGTACTGCTTTCGCGGTGACACCCAAGCTGCGAGAGGCCTACGCCGAGGGCGACGACGACGAACTGGCCGAAGTAGCGATGCGTGAGGCGGCGTTGGCGTCGCTGCGGCTGCTGGCCGGCGCGGCGGACGCGGCCGACCCGGCGGAGGCTCTGCCGTTGCGACGCGCGGTGCTGGTGGCGGATGTCGGCGATGTCACATTGCGTCCCGACCTCGACGACGCGGTGGTCCGGATCGCCGACCCGGTGACCATCGACGACGTGGTTGCGGCGTTCGTCGACAATCCCGCGGCGGAAGAGCAGGTCAAAGCGGCGATCGAGGTGGTGGACGCCGCCGATCTGGGTGACGAGGACGCCGAGCTCACAGTCGGGGACGCCCAAGACCACGACCTGGCCTGGTATGCGGTCCAGGAGCTGCCGTTCCTGCTCGAATTGCTCTGA